In the genome of [Mycoplasma] phocae, one region contains:
- a CDS encoding HU family DNA-binding protein, which produces MNKKELIIHVSEKTGFQQVLVESIFNEIVTAITNEIVQGNNVSISGFGMFSSKFIPAKTKIHNITKVVLNIDSRLDPRFKFSTAYRDRIDEEYNKLNHQD; this is translated from the coding sequence ATGAATAAAAAAGAATTGATAATTCACGTTAGTGAAAAAACTGGATTTCAACAAGTACTAGTTGAATCTATTTTTAATGAAATTGTTACGGCAATTACAAATGAAATTGTACAGGGAAATAATGTTTCTATTTCAGGTTTTGGTATGTTTTCTTCTAAATTTATTCCTGCTAAAACAAAAATTCATAATATTACAAAAGTAGTTTTAAATATTGATTCAAGATTGGATCCAAGATTTAAATTTTCAACTGCTTATCGTGATAGAATTGATGAAGAATATAATAAATTAAATCACCAAGATTAA